A genomic window from Silene latifolia isolate original U9 population chromosome 11, ASM4854445v1, whole genome shotgun sequence includes:
- the LOC141611285 gene encoding heterodimeric geranylgeranyl pyrophosphate synthase small subunit, chloroplastic, whose translation MDLFTLTPSFHTLPLPKPRIQQPPLSFNHTHRRVIRCSTTMPTTASSTVQFDLRGYWTSLISEINTKLDESIPVSYPEKIYEAMRYSVLDNAAKRAPPVMCITACELFGGDRRAAFPTACALEMVHSASLMHDDLPCMDNDPERRGHPANHVVYGEDMAILAGDALFPLGFRHIVTHTPSELVPETQILKVIAEIARCVGSTGMAAGQIVDLEDGPNMVDYIQDKKFGELAECSAVCGGLLAGANEDEIQRLRRYGRAVGVLYHLVDDILKEKSIADKRDESKKKRRKNYVSVYGVEKAMEVAEDLRVQAKRELDGFGKYGEKVTPLYSFVDYAADRGFSIGT comes from the exons ATGGATCTCTTCACACTAACCCCATCATTCCACACCTTACCCCTACCTAAACCCCGCATTCAACAACCACCATTATCCTTCAACCACACACACCGCCGCGTCATCCGGTGCTCCACCACCATGCCAACCACCGCATCATCCACCGTCCAATTCGACCTTCGCGGGTATTGGACATCCCTGATTAGCGAGATCAACACCAAGCTTGACGAATCAATCCCGGTATCCTACCCTGAAAAGATATACGAGGCTATGCGCTATTCCGTCCTCGACAACGCCGCCAAACGGGCCCCGCCTGTTATGTGTATTACAGCTTGTGAGCTCTTTGGTGGGGACCGTCGAGCTGCCTTTCCTACTGCTTGTGCCCTTGAAATG GTTCATTCCGCTTCTTTAATGCATGACGACCTTCCATGCATGGACAATGATCCAGAACGGCGAGGCCATCCAGCTAATCATGTTGTTTATGGGGAAGATATGGCGATCCTTGCCGGAGATGCACTCTTCCCTCTAGGCTTCCGCCACATTGTCACACATACCCCATCTGAACTGGTCCCCGAGACCCAAATCCTCAAAGTCATTGCAGAGATAGCCAGGTGTGTGGGGTCTACAGGCATGGCAGCGGGCCAAATTGTGGACCTAGAAGATGGGCCCAATATGGTGGACTACATACAAGATAAAAAGTTTGGGGAGCTGGCTGAGTGCTCAGCTGTTTGCGGAGGACTGTTAGCAGGTGCCAATGAGGATGAAATCCAGAGGCTAAGAAGATACGGTAGAGCAGTTGGTGTATTATATCATTTAGTTGATGATATTTTAAAAGAAAAGTCTATAGCTGATAAGAGGGACGAGAGTAAGAAAAAGAGAAGGAAGAACTATGTTAGTGTATACGGTGTGGAGAAGGCCATGGAAGTAGCTGAGGATCTCCGAGTTCAAGCAAAGAGAGAACTGGATGGATTTGGAAAATACGGAGAGAAGGTGACGCCACTTTACAGCTTTGTAGATTATGCTGCTGACAGAGGATTTAGCATTGGTACCTGA